One Candidatus Hydrogenedentota bacterium genomic window carries:
- a CDS encoding response regulator: MTIQVTTDPRDVRVETYMERAPDQRVRGRVLVVDDENGPRQALRMLLKEEHDVHMACDVASAQEMMRSQEFDLVITDLRMPKQSGVELLRWVKSDHPDTEVIILTGYGDLDTAMKAVEFGALAYVVKPFDTKAMLRHVEEGLTKRLRELERRRMEELALEANRFETLGRFVSGMLHDLGTPLSVITGQLEILQGSPDTPKSPERLRVVQDQVHLCTDIVRTAMNFLRHETQRFSILNVNDLAESCLNVSSPLMQRLTIQAFRDYAPDLPICEGDFVLMRQAVLNLLTNACQAMDASAGRREVHVRTWRDDGFVCIAVSDTGPGIPEENRHKIFDTFFTTKGERGTGLGLAAVRNIMRRHDGEVLVRENIWHGAEFILRFPLTHS, encoded by the coding sequence ATGACCATTCAAGTAACGACGGACCCCCGCGACGTAAGGGTGGAAACGTACATGGAGCGTGCGCCAGACCAACGGGTACGGGGTCGCGTATTGGTAGTCGACGACGAAAACGGACCGCGCCAAGCGTTGCGGATGCTGCTCAAGGAAGAGCACGACGTGCATATGGCGTGTGACGTGGCCTCCGCGCAAGAGATGATGCGAAGCCAGGAGTTCGACTTGGTCATCACGGATTTGCGCATGCCAAAGCAGTCCGGGGTCGAACTCCTCCGTTGGGTGAAATCAGACCACCCCGACACGGAAGTCATCATTCTTACCGGCTACGGAGACCTCGACACGGCCATGAAGGCCGTGGAATTCGGGGCGCTTGCCTACGTCGTCAAGCCTTTTGACACCAAGGCTATGTTACGGCATGTAGAGGAGGGGCTGACGAAGCGGCTTCGGGAACTCGAGCGCCGGCGTATGGAAGAGCTGGCGCTCGAGGCAAACCGCTTCGAGACGCTCGGGCGATTTGTCTCGGGTATGTTGCATGACTTGGGCACGCCCTTGTCGGTAATCACCGGCCAGCTCGAAATCCTTCAAGGCAGTCCTGACACACCGAAATCGCCGGAGCGGCTGCGTGTCGTGCAGGATCAGGTCCATTTGTGTACAGACATCGTCCGCACCGCGATGAATTTCCTTCGGCATGAAACGCAGCGCTTCAGCATACTGAATGTGAACGATCTGGCGGAGAGCTGCCTGAATGTCAGTTCGCCGCTAATGCAACGTCTAACGATACAAGCGTTCCGCGATTATGCGCCTGACCTGCCCATCTGTGAAGGCGACTTCGTGCTGATGCGGCAGGCGGTTCTGAATTTGCTCACCAACGCGTGCCAGGCCATGGATGCAAGTGCCGGGCGGCGCGAAGTCCACGTGCGCACGTGGCGCGATGACGGATTTGTATGCATCGCCGTGAGCGATACGGGTCCCGGTATCCCGGAAGAAAACCGGCATAAAATCTTCGACACGTTCTTCACCACCAAAGGCGAGCGCGGGACGGGGCTCGGGCTTGCCGCGGTGAGGAACATCATGCGGCGTCACGACGGAGAAGTGCTCGTTCGCGAGAACATCTGGCATGGCGCCGAGTTCATTTTGAGGTTTCCATTGACGCACTCGTGA
- a CDS encoding uracil-DNA glycosylase family protein has protein sequence MKGSNESKSARAAHDESTSLAELLAEVRACRLCEAHLPFGPRPVLRVRSTARILVVGQAPGTRVHETGIPWNDPSGDRLRQWMSVDRDTFYDESRVAIIPMGLCYPGRHARGGDLPPRPECAPQWHARLHAHLPRREFTILAGQYAQEFYLGARAKKNLTETVRAWREYFPEFVPLPHPSFRNLAWLKRNPWFAEEVVAALRERVQALLMKTSD, from the coding sequence ATGAAAGGTTCAAACGAATCGAAATCCGCGCGTGCGGCACACGACGAGTCCACTTCCCTCGCGGAGCTTCTTGCGGAGGTCCGGGCGTGCCGGTTGTGCGAAGCACACTTGCCGTTCGGGCCGCGGCCCGTGCTGCGGGTGAGATCGACGGCGCGCATTCTTGTCGTTGGTCAAGCACCAGGCACGCGCGTGCATGAGACGGGCATTCCATGGAACGACCCCAGCGGGGATCGGCTGCGCCAATGGATGTCGGTAGACCGAGATACGTTCTACGACGAGTCGCGCGTTGCGATCATTCCGATGGGGTTGTGTTATCCGGGCCGTCATGCGCGGGGAGGGGACTTGCCGCCAAGGCCGGAATGTGCGCCGCAGTGGCACGCGCGATTGCATGCACACCTTCCGCGACGTGAGTTCACAATCCTTGCGGGGCAGTACGCGCAAGAGTTTTATCTTGGGGCGCGCGCGAAGAAGAACCTCACGGAGACGGTGCGCGCGTGGAGGGAGTATTTCCCGGAGTTTGTACCGTTGCCGCATCCGTCGTTTCGGAATCTGGCGTGGCTGAAACGGAACCCGTGGTTTGCGGAAGAAGTGGTGGCCGCGCTGCGGGAACGGGTACAGGCGCTTCTCATGAAGACAAGCGACTAG